From one Nonomuraea polychroma genomic stretch:
- a CDS encoding DUF3043 domain-containing protein, producing MDDTPVPADDPKPQGKGRPTPKRRDAEGRRRQPVNAPKDRKEAYRSMRAKQAAEREKARQGMLAGDERYFPARDKGPARKFARDWVDSRRLPSQYFLPFSLLILLATWVPWPLEIRATVLNLVVAVGWPIMMLGVVFTSVYVAWRVKRLVAEKLPNEPLKGVGFYAAMRALQIRKLRFPPPAVLPGGKPVQKKK from the coding sequence GTGGACGACACCCCCGTCCCCGCTGACGATCCTAAGCCCCAAGGTAAAGGACGTCCCACACCCAAGCGCCGAGATGCCGAAGGCAGAAGGCGCCAGCCGGTCAATGCACCGAAAGACCGCAAAGAGGCCTATCGGAGCATGCGGGCCAAGCAGGCCGCCGAGCGCGAGAAAGCCCGTCAGGGCATGCTCGCAGGTGACGAGCGGTATTTTCCCGCTCGTGACAAGGGGCCCGCGCGTAAGTTCGCGCGTGACTGGGTCGATTCGCGGCGGCTGCCCAGCCAGTATTTCCTGCCGTTCTCGCTGCTGATCCTGCTGGCCACATGGGTTCCGTGGCCGCTGGAGATACGGGCGACGGTGCTCAACCTGGTGGTCGCGGTCGGGTGGCCGATCATGATGCTGGGCGTGGTCTTCACCTCCGTCTACGTGGCGTGGAGGGTGAAGCGGCTGGTGGCGGAGAAGCTGCCGAACGAGCCGCTCAAGGGCGTGGGGTTCTACGCGGCGATGCGAGCGCTGCAGATCCGCAAGCTGCGCTTCCCGCCGCCCGCCGTGCTGCCCGGCGGCAAGCCGGTCCAGAAGAAGAAGTAG